In the genome of Pontibacter actiniarum, the window TAGTAGGTATATGTTGGCTTTTCCTTAAAACTTTTGATATCATTATCCTCTGTTTCTAGAACGGCATAGGGTACGTTTACTGTGTATGGAATCGTTACGACAGAAAGAGCAGCATCATTCTTTTGGAAATCAAGGAAGAAGTCTTCATAGTCAAGGTTAGTTAGCAAATCTGAGTTTGCAACTAAAACGTAATCATGCTGAAAGTCTTCTATCTTACTAACCGCCCCTAACGTACCTAGCGGTTCATCTTCCCAAACGTACTTTACATTGATAAATTTAGAACTACCATCCTGGAAATACTCCTCAAGCTGTTCACCTAAATATCTTACCGAGATCCAAAGATCATCTATTCCAAAACTTACCAACCTATCAACGTTATGTTCGATGATTGGCTTATTGCCTACTTTAAGTAATGGTTTAGGTGTATTATCTGTAAGCGGACGAAGACGCTCCCCCCTTCCGCCTGCCATCAACACTGCATCAACTGGTAAATAAGACTTTAAAAACCTAAAGTTTATAATATTTACGATTTTCCCCTCTTTACAAAGAACTGGGACTATTTTAAAATTATTATTCCTATAGTGGATTACCTCATCAATTGTATATGAGCCCCTCTGCAAGAACTTTGGATTAGGCTGTATAAAGTTATCTACTACATCCTCTAGCGTGAGCCCCTTTAAAAACCCCCTTCTTACATCCCCATCGGTTAAAGACCCGATCAGCTTTTCTTCTCCATCTACAACAAAAAGTATAGCATCAGCTGCCAATTCATTTAGTTGGGCTAGCGCTGTCTTGATGGGGGTTTGGCACAGAATAATATGTTTGCGATAATCAATCATGCTTATTTATCAATATATTTTATTAGCTGGAAAGCCTCTGCATAATGCACTCCAACACTAGCCCCTCTAAAATGTGCTAGCGCTTTAATATTTTCTAATGATCGTGGAAATGGGTGCTCACCAAGCTCAGATTCATATACTTTCATAATTTCAAGCTTCTGCTCCAGATGCTCTGAAATATCTATGAAGTAGTTTGGTAAGAAGGCTTTTTCTGGAAGTACTGGAGCGAATTCTGTCTCAGAAATACATTCATACATAAGAACTCGCTTTATGAATGGATATCGAAATGACTTTGTGCAGGCCATCACAGCATCAAAAATAACTCTATGATCAGAATGCGCGTCAGACCTGTTTAACGAGTAGATGATTTCAGGCTTAATCTCTTGGAAAATGGCAGATATTTCAGGGACCATTTTAATCAAGCTGGAGCTTGACAACGTCATTGTAGGGTAGTCAAGTTTATAAGTCTGCTTAACTCCAAGCAGGTTCGCCACTTTTACAATTTCGTCCTGCCTAGTTCTAACTCTATCCTCCGAAAAACCATCCTTTTCAAATATGTTGGTAACTATTAACCAATATATATCATCTCCATTTTCTTTATGCTTGAGTAACGCACCACCTACACCAAGAACTTCATCATCTGGATGGGCAGAAATAACTATAACCTTTGCCATTATATATATTGTCCTACTGCTATATCTTTAATTTCATCGAACTCTGTAAGCCATAATGCTCCATCTCCTGTTTTGACTAACATTCTATCAGGTTCAATTTTCAAAATTTTGCCTGGCTCTATGTTTGTCAATTTCTCAGTAGTACCAACTTCACATTTCCAAACTTTATACTCCTCACTATTGTGCACAAAATGTGCTCCGAGATAAGGCCTTGTTAAAGCTTTAACAAGATTCATAATTAATTTACTTGACATTCGCCAGTCAACTTCTCCGTCTTTTTTTCCTCTTTTCCTCCAGGTATTACCTTCGCCTATCTGCTTTATCCTTTTATACTTCCCACTGATTAGTTCAGGTATGAATTCTTCAATTTGGCCCAATGCTACTTCTAT includes:
- a CDS encoding nucleotidyltransferase family protein, whose amino-acid sequence is MIDYRKHIILCQTPIKTALAQLNELAADAILFVVDGEEKLIGSLTDGDVRRGFLKGLTLEDVVDNFIQPNPKFLQRGSYTIDEVIHYRNNNFKIVPVLCKEGKIVNIINFRFLKSYLPVDAVLMAGGRGERLRPLTDNTPKPLLKVGNKPIIEHNVDRLVSFGIDDLWISVRYLGEQLEEYFQDGSSKFINVKYVWEDEPLGTLGAVSKIEDFQHDYVLVANSDLLTNLDYEDFFLDFQKNDAALSVVTIPYTVNVPYAVLETEDNDIKSFKEKPTYTYYSNGGIYLMKKEVLKYIPKSSFYNTTDLMELLIDKGLKVTSYPLRGYWLDIGKPEDFKKAQEDIYHIKF
- a CDS encoding PIG-L deacetylase family protein — encoded protein: MAKVIVISAHPDDEVLGVGGALLKHKENGDDIYWLIVTNIFEKDGFSEDRVRTRQDEIVKVANLLGVKQTYKLDYPTMTLSSSSLIKMVPEISAIFQEIKPEIIYSLNRSDAHSDHRVIFDAVMACTKSFRYPFIKRVLMYECISETEFAPVLPEKAFLPNYFIDISEHLEQKLEIMKVYESELGEHPFPRSLENIKALAHFRGASVGVHYAEAFQLIKYIDK